One Littorina saxatilis isolate snail1 linkage group LG12, US_GU_Lsax_2.0, whole genome shotgun sequence genomic region harbors:
- the LOC138982342 gene encoding uncharacterized protein, with translation MASPHSSRCDGNLLTVDETGRPRANSDPTVGAGCKLPIMLLPEITVEDCGTDQELSDLHDAHDQGGLFGMDATPRRRANTCPEDLFRQHNGRPPTPPPASFRKGHKLRFGPSKPVLKESISFTHHKLSKLAEYEDAEEPQSPPVHTSTKADERLASSQEDGVSEAACYEGAPASRDQDKDCCREGEASCSKDRDSLQSNRPHASWGVTHKDTRFAPLNPGKGDSSDNGTDNNADTFLTKSSVKCRFSKSKPRGLDGKQLQAC, from the coding sequence atGGCGAGCCCGCACAGCAGCAGGTGTGACGGAAACCTGCTGACGGTAGACGAGACAGGCCGGCCCCGTGCCAACTCCGACCCCACGGTGGGTGCTGGCTGCAAGCTGCCTATCATGCTGCTGCCAGAGATCACGGTGGAGGACTGCGGCACGGACCAGGAGCTTAGCGACCTGCACGACGCCCATGACCAGGGAGGCCTCTTCGGCATGGACGCCACCCCTCGGCGCCGCGCTAACACCTGTCCTGAGGACCTCTTCAGGCAGCACAACGGCCGCCCCCCGACCCCGCCGCCGGCCTCCTTCCGCAAGGGCCACAAGCTGAGGTTCGGCCCGAGCAAGCCGGTGCTCAAAGAGTCCATCAGTTTCACCCATCACAAGCTCAGCAAGCTGGCCGAGTACGAGGACGCCGAGGAGCCCCAGAGCCCGCCTGTCCATACTTCCACGAAGGCCGACGAAAGACTGGCTTCGTCCCAAGAAGACGGCGTATCGGAAGCGGCGTGCTATGAGGGGGCTCCGGCGTCCCGGGACCAGGACAAAGACTGCTGTCGTGAAGGGGAGGCTTCGTGCTCCAAGGACAGAGACTCGCTGCAGTCCAACAGACCCCACGCTTCATGGGGCGTCACTCATAAAGACACCCGCTTTGCGCCGCTAAACCCCGGTAAAGGGGACTCTTCGGACAATGGTACAGACAACAACGCGGACACGTTTCTAACCAAGTCCTCTGTCAAGTGCCGGTTCTCTAAGTCCAAACCTCGGGGACTGGACGGCAAGCAGCTGCAGGCCTGTTGA